The Henckelia pumila isolate YLH828 chromosome 2, ASM3356847v2, whole genome shotgun sequence genome includes a window with the following:
- the LOC140884258 gene encoding probable serine/threonine protein phosphatase 2A regulatory subunit B''delta, translating to MDAVNADIASLDAELLQLPEVSSLAIKANNYVVENLFDQWLSLPETNSLVKSLLNNAKGGGPFNVSGTSSSTSVGPNNALPSMFPAGSTPPLSPRSSSGSPRIMKHRPGPSAFGSPLKLVNEPVKELIPQFYFLNGRPPPNELKERCLFRVNQFFYGHMDGLQMNDFKLVTKEICKLPSFFSTVLFRKIDNDCTGMVTRDAFVDYWINGNMLTNDAGTQIFTILKQPDLKYLTQDDFKPVLRELLATHPGLEFLQSTPEFQERYAETVIYRIFYYVNRSGNGHLTLRELRRSNLVAAMQHADEEEDINKVLRYFSYEHFYVIYCKFWELDTDHDFLIDKENLIRYGNHALTYRIVDRIFSQVPRKFTSKVEGKMGYEDFVYFILSEEDKTSEPSLEYWFKCIDLDGNGAITRNEMQFFYEEQLHRMECMAQEPVLFEDILCQIVDMINPEDEGYFTLNDLKGAKLSGSVFNILFNLNKFMAFETRDPFLIRQERENPNLTEWDRFAHREYIRLSMEEDAEDASNGSADIWDDSLEAPF from the exons ATGGATGCTGTCAATGCCGATATTGCGAGCCTCGATGCTGAACTTCTGCAGCTTCCCGAGGTGTCTTCTTTGGCCATAAAAGCTAACAATTACGTCGTTGAGAATCTGTTTGATCAGTGGCTGTCTCTTCCTGAAACCAATTCTTTG GTAAAGTCTTTGCTAAATAATGCTAAAGGAGGTGGTCCATTTAATGTATCCGGTACGTCATCTAGCACAAGTGTTGGACCAAATAATGCATTGCCTTCCATGTTCCCTGCTGGGAGTACACCTCCACTTTCACCTAGAAGCTCATCGGGTTCACCTCGAATCATGAAACATAGGCCTGGGCCATCTGCATTTGGCTCTCCCCTGAAATTAGTGAATGAGCCTGTAAAAGAGCTTATACCTCAG TTTTATTTTCTAAATGGCCGCCCACCACCAAATGAGTTGAAAGAGCGATGCTTGTTTAGAGTGAATCAGTTTTTCTATGGTCACATGGATGGACTACAAATGAATG attttaaactggTGACAAAGGAGATTTGCAAACTCCCATCATTCTTCTCTACCGTTCTCTTCAGAAAGATTGATAATGATTGCACTGGAATGGTGACCAG GGATGCCTTTGTTGATTATTGGATCAATGGAAACATGTTGACTAACGATGCTGGAACACAAATATTCACAATCTTGAAGCAGCCTGATCTGAAATATTTAACTCAG GACGATTTCAAACCTGTGCTCCGCGAACTTTTGGCAACTCATCCAGGGTTGGAGTTCTTGCAGAGTACCCCTGAATTTCAGGAAAGATATG CGGAAACTGTGATATACCGAATATTTTACTACGTGAATAGATCGGGTAATGGCCATCTTACCCTCAGGGAGCTTAGGCGTTCGAACTTAGTTGCTGCAATGCAACATGCTGATGAGGAAGAGGATATCAACAAAGTCTTGCG GTACTTCTCCTATGAGCatttttatgttatatattGCAAATTCTGGGAGCTGGACACGGACCATGATTTCCTGATTGACAAAGAGAACCTCATTAGATATGGTAACCATGCACTTACCTACAGGATTGTTGATAGAATATTTTCTCAG GTACCCAGAAAGTTCACGAGTAAGGTTGAAGGAAAGATGGGATATGAAGATTTTGTTTACTTCATATTGTCAGAGGAGGATAAAACATCTGAGCCTAGTCTTGAGTATTG GTTCAAGTGCATAGATTTAGATGGAAATGGAGCTATTACAAGAAATGAAATGCAATTTTTTTATGAAGAGCAGCTGCACAGAATGGAATGCATGGCCCAAGAGCCTGTGCTATTTGAGGATATTTTATGTCAGATAGTTGACATGATTAATCCAGAG GATGAGGGATATTTTACATTAAATGACTTAAAAGGAGCCAAACTTTCGGGCAGTGTTTTTAATATCCTTTTTAACCTCAATAAGTTCATGGCATTTGAGACTCGAGATCCTTTTCTAATTCGGCAG